CGTTCGATCGCAAGGAGGTTCGTAAGGCTCTGTATCACGCCATCAACAAGCAGGAGATTATTGAGGCGGTTTACCAGGGAGCTGGTCAGGTTGCGAGAAATCCGTTCCCGCCGACAGTCTGGTCACACGACACAGCAATCGAAGACGATGGATATAACCCCGAACTCGCGAGGGAAATGCTTGCCGCGGCCGGCATTGAAGATCTTTCCCTAACGATCTGGGCGATGCCGATTCCGCGCTCGTACAATCCGAATGCGCGTCTGATGGCTGAATACATCAAAGCTGACTTGGAGAAGGCTGGTGTGCGCGTTGAGATCGTTTCCCACAAATGGGGCAAGTACCTGTCGTTATCGAAAGACATTAATCGGCAGGGGGCTGTCCTGTTCGGATGGACCGGTCGAAATGGTGACCCGGACAACTTTCTGAACGAACTTCTGAGTTGTGAGCGTGTGGGCGGTTCCAACCGGGCCCAATGGTGTAACGACGCGTTTGAAGCTCTGATCAAGAAGGCCCGAACTACTTTTGATCCAGCAGAGCGCGCAAGGCTCTACGAAGAGGCTCAAAGGGTGTTTAGCGAAGAAGCCCCTTGGGTGACCATTGCGCATTCCATGGCATACGTTCCGATGTCTGCAAAAGTCACTGGATACGTTATGGATCCGCTCGGTGGTCATTCGTTTAAGGGCGTAGATCTGACCGATTAAGCGCAATTGCTATTAAAGACAGTTAGCCCCGTCAGGGTTTGGGGTGTCAGGTCGGCTGGACGGTTTTGTATCAGTTCCGTCCTGGCACTTTATCTCCTAGCCATTTTCTTCCAGCTTCCATTGTTGTTTTGGGTGCCTTTCTCCGCTTGAGGTTCTTTTTCGATTTGAGATTGGGTTGCATTTTTCCATAATTCGAGTATTATCGAAATATGGAAAAAGAAGATGCCTTGAGAGCATTGGCGGCCTTGGGTCAGGAAACCCGCCTCGACGTCTTTCGCCTATTGGTGAAAGCGGGAAAAGAAGGCATGGCAGCGGGCGCCATTTCAGATGCTCTCAGCGTGCGTCCGAATACCCTATCGACCCACTTGAGCGCCCTGTCCCGCTCCGGCCTTGTGCACGCCGAACGGGACGGGCGCTCAATCCATTACCGCGCGGATCTCTCCGCCATGGGCGCGCTCACAACGTATCTGCTGCAAGACTGTTGCGGCGGAAATCCGGAAATGTGCGCCCCGATAATGACCATGCTCGGCGATAGTGTGAGCGTTGAAAAGGACCGGTGTTAGAACCGGACAGAAGTGGGGCTTCATAATATGCGTAACGCCTTGTTTGTTTGCACGGCCAATTCTGCGCGCTCTGTATTAGGCGAAGCGATCCTACGCCATATGAGCGAGGGAAAATTCAACACCTATTCAGCGGGCTCGACACCGCGGGGCATGGTCAATCCGGACGCAATTTCCTGCCTACAGCGCAAGAACCTGCCAACTGACGGTTTCAGATCGAAGAGCTGGGAAGAGTTTGCGGGTGCGGCAGCGCCGAAAATGGACCTGATCATTACTGTTTGTGACAGCGCAGCCGGCGAGGCCTGCCCGGTTTGGCCGGGGCATCCGTTTGTCGTGCATTGGGGCATTGCCGATCCAGCCTCCGTTGAGGGCGATGATGCGACCCGCGCTGAGGCTTTCGACCTTGCTTATGACCGTCTTGAGCGCCGGATCGCTGCGATGCTCGCGCTTGGCGATGATGTCTTCTCAGCACCCGGCGGCAAGGCGCAACTTTCTGCGATCCAGACAAATGCAGTCACGCACGGCTGATCTGTTCAAAAACCAGGGTTCACGGAATTTCGAATGCCCGTTTCTTTCAGGAGTATAAAAATGTCGAATGCGGATCAGTCGCCTCTCGGGCTGTTTGAGAGGTATCTGTCGGTTTGGGTTGCCCTTTGTATTGGTGCAGGGGTGGTGCTGGGGCTCGTTCTTCCCGGAGTCTTTGCCGCTATTGCCTCCGTAGAATATGCCAGCGTCAATCTCGTTGTGGCAGTCTTCATCTGGGTGATGATTTATCCGATGATGGTCAATGTCGATTTCGCTTCCCTCAAGGATGTGGGGCGGAAACCCAAGGGCCTTTGCATTACCCTAGTGATCAACTGGCTGATCAAGCCGTTCACGATGGCAGCGCTCGGGGTACTCTTCTTCAACTACCTTTTTGCCGGCTGGGTCGATCCGCAAAGCGCGCAGGAATACATTGCCGGGATGATCTTGCTGGGCGTTGCTCCGTGCACGGCCATGGTGTTCGTGTGGAGCCAATTGGTGCGCGGGGATGCCAACTACACATTGGTGCAAGTGTCGATCAATGACATCATCATGGTCTTTGCCTTTGCGCCGATCGCAGCATTTCTGCTCGGTGTGACAGATATTGTGGTGCCGTGGGAAACCCTGCTCTTGTCGGTGATCCTGTATGTTGTTTTCCCGCTCGCTGCTGGATACGTGACCCGCAAGTCTTTGGACAAATCCGGGGATCATGAGCAGATCGCGAGGTTTACCGAGAGGGTCAAACCGTTTTCGGTCATGGGTTTGCTTGCGACTGTCGTGCTTCTGTTCGGGTTCCAGGCCCAGACGATTGTTGAAAAGCCAAGCGTCATTGCACTCATTGCGGCACCGCTTTTGGTTCAAAGCTACGGCATCTTTGCGGTCGCTTACGTCTGGGGGTATTTGTGGAGGGTGCCGTTCACAACCGCCGCTCCGGCTGCGTTGATCGGAACTTCGAACTTTTTCGAGCTGGCGGTTGCGGTCGCGATCAGTCTCTTTGGGCTGAACTCGGGAGCTGCTTTGGCCACGGTTGTCGGGGTTCTGGTCGAAGTCCCCGTGATGCTGTCACTGGTCGCATTCGCCAATCGCACCCGTCATTGGTTTGTTGATGGCAGGGCGGCTGTCTATCAATAGTCGGTGCTCGTGCTCGAGTTTTGACGGCTTGAGACTAAAGCCGAAACTGGCCGCAGGCTGAGGAGTTCAGCCTGTGGCCATTTTTATATGAGTTGGCTATGCTTCACGCTTGTTCTGGCAATCCTTCTTTCTCAAAGCATCAACCGCATGACCAAACCTGACGTCACC
This window of the Roseibium alexandrii DFL-11 genome carries:
- a CDS encoding ArsR/SmtB family transcription factor; its protein translation is MEKEDALRALAALGQETRLDVFRLLVKAGKEGMAAGAISDALSVRPNTLSTHLSALSRSGLVHAERDGRSIHYRADLSAMGALTTYLLQDCCGGNPEMCAPIMTMLGDSVSVEKDRC
- a CDS encoding arsenate reductase ArsC; this encodes MRNALFVCTANSARSVLGEAILRHMSEGKFNTYSAGSTPRGMVNPDAISCLQRKNLPTDGFRSKSWEEFAGAAAPKMDLIITVCDSAAGEACPVWPGHPFVVHWGIADPASVEGDDATRAEAFDLAYDRLERRIAAMLALGDDVFSAPGGKAQLSAIQTNAVTHG
- the arsB gene encoding ACR3 family arsenite efflux transporter; this encodes MSNADQSPLGLFERYLSVWVALCIGAGVVLGLVLPGVFAAIASVEYASVNLVVAVFIWVMIYPMMVNVDFASLKDVGRKPKGLCITLVINWLIKPFTMAALGVLFFNYLFAGWVDPQSAQEYIAGMILLGVAPCTAMVFVWSQLVRGDANYTLVQVSINDIIMVFAFAPIAAFLLGVTDIVVPWETLLLSVILYVVFPLAAGYVTRKSLDKSGDHEQIARFTERVKPFSVMGLLATVVLLFGFQAQTIVEKPSVIALIAAPLLVQSYGIFAVAYVWGYLWRVPFTTAAPAALIGTSNFFELAVAVAISLFGLNSGAALATVVGVLVEVPVMLSLVAFANRTRHWFVDGRAAVYQ